The following are encoded together in the Candidatus Methylomirabilis oxygeniifera genome:
- the mfd gene encoding Transcription-repair-coupling factor (TRCF) (ATP-dependent helicase mfd), whose protein sequence is MELAEDLRIPEIGEIVDRLDSGADALYLTGLFGASKALILSQIARRSGRPLVVVTSSSAEAELLAKDLQVFFRDSVGVMAERDEDPETGYQRITCLTGLATKNCDLAVVCLQAALERLAPPSAILGAAFTLYVGRLIARDELVGVLETGGYRRVHQTTDRGEYSLRGNLLDLFPLTPSLNGSTGLTTGRVEPPDCPVRAEFFGDEILELRAFDPATQRSIGSVEQVTVLPVVEAPLTGEVCRRALEVLRAMKKTRDSSVPSEIITALEDRRQVLGLDTYLPYFYPEPADLLQYVAPDALWVLIDPTGLRAAARDVAPSTSLVDWSDVEQRLSLRPRIYMEEFLPTNSLAEEATLGFQVRTIPAYRGRMTELIRDLQEWRRQGRKIHLVCRSEAQGGRLAEVLREHDVAASVGLGVASPGEIAVLSHELSSGFHLDEALLTYITEAEIFGARHIPPRRLRPKEISPLASYQELTYGDFVVHEDHGIGVYKGLRQLTVGGTEGDYLLILYAEHAKLYVPTGKLHLIHRYAGADSNPPTLDRLGSASWAKAKERVKASVREMAQELLALYASRQVIKGHALPPDTPWQREFEAGFPYEETPDQLQAIADVKADMERDRPMDRLICGDVGYGKTEVAMRAAFKTIIGGKQVAVLVPTTVLALQHFQTFSERFGGFPAKVEMLSRFRSRKEQSEVLRGVGEGVVDIVIGTHRLLQKDVRFRDLGLLVVDEEHRFGVAAKERMKQLRRQVDVLTLTATPIPRTLHMSMLGVRDISTIETAPDNRLSIKTTVARFDPALIKEAIEHELDRGGQVFFVHNRVESIQGVARLIKQLVPEARLAVAHGELPEERLERIMCDFYDGTFNVLLCTTIIESGLDVSAANTIIIDRADALGLAQLYQLRGRVGRDKHRAYAYLLVPKDAALSETAKKRLQVIAELTELGSGFKVAARDLEIRGTGNLLGPEQHGQIAAVGIDLYCRLIESTVKELKGQAVAEPVEPVIRLEAEGYLPEIYIEDSNVRLQLYKRLAAFSGLSEVSALREELVDRFGEPPPETERLLTAMALRILARTLHIREAVVVGKTIRIVFDESPPLAPDKVATLLREEGGRLRYIPKSSHPSSTKGGPVGGYRTGYDELEYKVEGGDKIAIAQTLLSRLQACR, encoded by the coding sequence ATGGAGTTGGCGGAAGATCTCCGAATCCCGGAGATCGGCGAGATCGTGGACCGACTTGACAGCGGAGCGGACGCGCTATATCTCACCGGCCTTTTCGGAGCCTCGAAAGCGTTGATCCTTTCCCAGATCGCTCGCCGGTCGGGTCGCCCTCTCGTGGTCGTAACCTCCTCGTCTGCTGAGGCCGAGCTGCTGGCGAAGGATCTGCAAGTCTTCTTCCGCGACTCGGTAGGTGTCATGGCCGAACGCGATGAGGATCCAGAGACCGGGTATCAGCGGATTACCTGTCTGACGGGTCTGGCGACCAAGAACTGTGACCTTGCAGTTGTCTGTCTTCAAGCGGCCCTCGAACGCCTTGCGCCTCCCTCGGCTATCCTGGGAGCCGCCTTTACGCTGTACGTCGGACGACTGATCGCGCGGGATGAACTGGTTGGCGTTCTCGAGACAGGTGGTTACCGTCGAGTGCATCAGACGACAGACCGCGGCGAATACAGCCTGCGCGGGAACCTCCTCGACCTGTTCCCCCTCACACCCAGCCTGAACGGTTCGACCGGGCTCACCACAGGCCGTGTCGAACCGCCGGATTGTCCTGTTCGCGCTGAGTTCTTCGGTGACGAGATACTTGAACTCCGTGCATTCGATCCGGCTACCCAGCGGTCCATCGGCTCCGTTGAGCAGGTGACCGTCCTGCCGGTTGTAGAGGCGCCATTGACCGGTGAGGTATGTCGGCGGGCCCTCGAGGTGCTCCGCGCGATGAAGAAGACCCGGGACAGCTCGGTTCCGTCCGAGATCATCACGGCGCTTGAGGATCGGCGACAGGTCCTGGGCCTCGATACGTATCTTCCATACTTCTATCCGGAACCGGCCGATCTCCTGCAGTACGTAGCTCCGGATGCCTTGTGGGTCTTGATAGATCCGACCGGCCTCCGGGCTGCGGCGCGCGACGTCGCGCCGTCCACCTCACTGGTCGACTGGAGCGACGTTGAACAGAGGCTCTCTCTGCGGCCGCGGATCTACATGGAGGAGTTCTTACCGACGAACAGCCTTGCGGAAGAGGCGACTCTCGGGTTTCAGGTACGCACCATTCCGGCCTACCGTGGACGAATGACCGAATTGATACGCGACCTCCAAGAGTGGCGTCGGCAGGGTCGGAAAATCCACCTGGTCTGCAGGAGTGAGGCCCAGGGTGGGCGCCTGGCTGAGGTACTGAGGGAGCACGATGTCGCGGCGTCTGTCGGGCTCGGCGTGGCGTCGCCGGGTGAGATTGCCGTTCTTTCTCACGAGCTCAGCAGCGGCTTTCATCTGGATGAGGCATTGCTGACCTATATCACCGAAGCCGAGATCTTTGGGGCTCGGCACATCCCACCTCGACGCTTGCGACCAAAGGAGATCTCCCCTCTTGCCTCGTACCAGGAGTTGACCTATGGCGATTTTGTGGTTCACGAGGATCACGGGATCGGTGTGTACAAAGGGCTGCGGCAGCTTACTGTGGGCGGGACGGAGGGTGACTACCTGCTCATCCTCTATGCCGAGCACGCCAAGCTGTATGTGCCTACCGGTAAACTCCACCTGATCCATCGGTATGCGGGTGCTGACAGCAATCCACCGACCCTCGACCGGTTGGGGAGCGCCTCGTGGGCCAAGGCCAAGGAGCGGGTCAAGGCGTCCGTTCGCGAGATGGCCCAGGAGTTGCTCGCGCTGTATGCGTCCAGACAGGTCATCAAAGGGCATGCCCTCCCCCCCGATACGCCGTGGCAACGGGAATTCGAGGCTGGATTTCCATATGAGGAAACCCCGGACCAACTCCAGGCGATCGCCGACGTCAAGGCCGACATGGAGCGAGACCGGCCGATGGACCGTCTGATCTGCGGCGACGTCGGATACGGTAAGACCGAGGTGGCGATGCGGGCCGCCTTTAAGACGATCATAGGGGGAAAGCAGGTCGCGGTGCTGGTGCCGACTACGGTCCTTGCCCTGCAGCATTTTCAGACGTTTTCCGAGCGGTTCGGCGGCTTTCCGGCTAAGGTTGAGATGCTCTCACGCTTCCGCAGCCGCAAGGAGCAGAGCGAGGTGCTGCGTGGCGTCGGTGAGGGGGTTGTCGATATCGTGATCGGCACCCACCGCCTGCTCCAGAAGGATGTCCGGTTTCGAGACCTGGGGCTGTTAGTGGTGGATGAGGAGCACCGCTTTGGCGTCGCGGCTAAGGAGCGCATGAAGCAACTGCGGCGACAGGTCGATGTCCTGACGCTTACCGCCACACCGATTCCGCGGACCCTTCATATGTCGATGTTGGGAGTCCGGGACATCAGCACCATCGAGACCGCGCCGGATAACCGTCTCTCGATCAAAACGACCGTCGCCAGGTTCGACCCGGCGCTCATCAAAGAGGCGATAGAGCACGAGCTGGACAGAGGGGGGCAGGTCTTCTTCGTCCATAATCGCGTGGAGAGCATCCAGGGCGTGGCGCGTCTGATCAAGCAGTTGGTTCCTGAGGCGAGACTGGCGGTGGCGCACGGCGAATTACCGGAAGAACGCCTGGAACGGATCATGTGCGACTTCTACGACGGCACATTCAATGTCCTGTTGTGTACCACGATTATCGAATCCGGCCTGGATGTCAGCGCCGCCAACACGATCATTATCGATCGAGCCGATGCCTTGGGCCTCGCGCAGCTCTATCAGCTTCGCGGACGGGTCGGTCGGGACAAGCATCGAGCCTACGCCTACCTCCTGGTACCGAAGGATGCTGCGCTGTCTGAGACGGCAAAGAAGCGACTCCAGGTCATTGCAGAACTGACCGAGCTTGGCTCCGGATTCAAGGTGGCGGCGAGAGATCTGGAGATCAGGGGCACGGGTAACCTCCTGGGACCGGAGCAGCACGGCCAGATCGCCGCCGTAGGGATTGATCTGTACTGCCGATTGATCGAGTCAACGGTCAAAGAGTTGAAGGGTCAGGCGGTGGCGGAACCCGTCGAGCCTGTCATCAGGCTGGAGGCGGAAGGGTATCTGCCGGAGATCTATATAGAGGATTCCAACGTACGGCTCCAGCTCTACAAGCGATTGGCCGCGTTCTCTGGGTTGTCGGAGGTCTCCGCCCTTCGAGAGGAGCTGGTCGATCGCTTTGGTGAGCCTCCTCCAGAGACGGAACGGCTGCTGACCGCGATGGCGCTTAGAATCCTGGCCCGGACGCTCCACATTCGCGAGGCTGTTGTCGTGGGCAAGACGATCCGTATCGTGTTCGATGAGTCGCCGCCGCTTGCTCCGGACAAGGTCGCGACTCTGCTTCGTGAAGAGGGCGGCCGATTACGCTATATTCCGAAATCCTCCCATCCCTCCTCTACAAAAGGGGGGCCCGTGGGAGGTTACCGTACAGGGTACGATGAACTGGAATACAAGGTAGAGGGAGGCGACAAGATCGCTATTGCTCAGACGCTATTGTCGCGTCTTCAGGCGTGTCGATGA
- a CDS encoding protein of unknown function (Evidence 5 : No homology to any previously reported sequences) yields MGARGGVARQLLALIVISGGVVLWGCSGIHLRSESYDWVTGERTAPASVMAAKAAVAEAQAAGAANLSAARYSMAKAREYILLAEDELLDRDLAAAETAAKIARQAAEEAKAIAQRRQ; encoded by the coding sequence ATGGGAGCCAGAGGTGGGGTTGCTCGGCAGCTCCTTGCGCTTATCGTCATCAGTGGAGGGGTAGTGCTGTGGGGGTGCTCAGGGATCCATCTCAGGTCGGAATCCTATGATTGGGTCACCGGGGAGCGGACTGCGCCCGCTTCGGTGATGGCAGCCAAAGCTGCCGTGGCTGAGGCTCAAGCTGCCGGTGCGGCGAATCTTAGCGCAGCTCGATACTCGATGGCTAAAGCGAGGGAGTATATTCTCCTTGCTGAAGATGAGTTATTGGATCGCGACTTGGCGGCGGCGGAGACAGCGGCTAAGATTGCCAGGCAAGCCGCAGAAGAAGCTAAGGCGATTGCGCAGCGCAGACAATAA
- a CDS encoding Putative Multidrug efflux transporter, AcrB/AcrD/AcrF family protein (Evidence 3 : Function proposed based on presence of conserved amino acid motif, structural feature or limited homology; Product type pt : putative transporter) has translation MFAWIIERSLTNRVLVVVAFVVLLIVGLFTLRRITLDVFPEFAPPQVVIQTEAPSLPPQDVEFLITFPIESAINGTPGVEVIRSKSTAGLSSVVVVFKWGTNIYTARQLVSERLRMVEDRLPAGTKNPMMLPITSAVGWLVKYALTSDSVSLMDLRTISDWEIRNRLLAIPGVASVVSIGGEVKQYQALLSSDKLFQYDVTVQEVLNTIKRANVSVPGGFLVTPGQEYVITGAGRISSLQELQQTKVAERGGTPIRLDQVATVRFGPEFKRGDATWEGKPAVIGTVSKLFGVDTVTVTYQVEQALEEIRKTLPPGVELNTQVFRQASFIESSIANLRQAILEGVVVVSIVVIFILFNVRASLITLTALPTSLISGVLLLKAFGIGINAMTLGGLAIAIGEVVDDAIVDVENIIRRLRLNQEKARPDPPLKVIYEASVEIRHAVVHATWIVLIVFMPIFLLGGVEGRIFTPLGLAYTFAILASLLVAVTLVPALAAMLLIRRGEAQPEQESLTVRAIKRAYETLLRRALRHPGPVMVVCMLLIAASLAVIPFLGRSFLPEFREGNFILQVTMLPGTSLQESMRVGGRIVGILKQHPEVISVSQRAGRAELDEEALPPNVSEFDIAIRYSARDPEMLLQAIREHLERVPGVATVLGQFISHRLDEVLSGIRAQIAIKLYGPDLTVLRAKGRQVEQIMRDIKGVTDLLLEPLINVPGVRITVDREEASRLGLDVGDILETTEVAFGGRSISRVVEGQRAFDLFVWFDETSRKDRASMRNLLIDAPEGRKIPLRLVADLQIVNSPFMINRERLQRRIVVQANVADRDLIGVIREVQGRIAREIQLPAGYFIEYGGQFESEREATRVLMVYGGLAVIGIFLMLYKAFNSTRAALLVMANLPLALIGGVAAILLTGMVTSVPSLIGFISVFGIAARNGIILVSHYRQLRAEGVSKEEAIIQGSKDRLAPVLMTAAAAALGLLPLLFGEATGKELERPLAQVILGGLFTSTLLNMIVVPTLFMRFGWEREEVFRQQMAMEGRLT, from the coding sequence ATGTTTGCCTGGATCATCGAACGGTCGCTGACAAATCGCGTCCTCGTAGTGGTTGCCTTCGTGGTTCTGTTGATTGTCGGCCTATTCACGCTACGTCGGATCACCCTCGATGTCTTTCCCGAGTTCGCCCCGCCCCAGGTCGTCATTCAAACTGAGGCCCCCAGCCTGCCGCCCCAGGACGTTGAATTTCTCATCACCTTCCCGATTGAGTCCGCGATTAATGGGACTCCGGGGGTGGAGGTGATCCGGTCGAAATCGACCGCCGGGTTATCCAGCGTTGTTGTTGTCTTCAAGTGGGGAACGAATATCTATACGGCCCGTCAACTCGTAAGCGAACGCCTCCGGATGGTCGAGGACCGGCTTCCAGCGGGAACCAAGAATCCCATGATGCTCCCGATCACCTCAGCGGTGGGCTGGCTGGTCAAATATGCGCTCACAAGCGACAGCGTTTCCCTGATGGACCTTCGGACGATCTCAGACTGGGAGATCCGCAATCGGCTGCTGGCGATCCCTGGTGTGGCCTCAGTCGTCTCCATTGGCGGCGAGGTGAAACAGTATCAGGCGCTGCTGTCTTCGGACAAGCTGTTTCAATACGACGTGACTGTTCAGGAGGTCCTCAATACCATCAAGAGGGCGAATGTGAGCGTTCCAGGAGGCTTTCTGGTGACCCCCGGTCAGGAGTACGTAATCACCGGGGCCGGTCGCATCTCGTCGCTTCAAGAGCTTCAGCAGACGAAGGTGGCGGAGCGAGGCGGGACGCCGATTCGATTGGATCAGGTGGCGACGGTCCGCTTCGGTCCGGAGTTCAAGCGGGGAGACGCTACGTGGGAGGGTAAGCCCGCTGTGATCGGAACGGTCTCGAAGCTCTTTGGGGTCGATACCGTGACGGTCACATACCAGGTGGAACAGGCGCTGGAAGAGATCCGCAAGACGCTCCCGCCGGGGGTCGAACTGAATACGCAGGTCTTCCGCCAGGCGAGCTTCATCGAGTCCTCCATTGCCAACCTGCGTCAGGCGATCCTGGAAGGGGTGGTGGTCGTCAGTATCGTCGTTATCTTCATCCTCTTTAATGTTCGGGCGTCTCTCATCACCTTGACGGCGCTGCCGACCTCATTGATCTCCGGGGTGCTGTTGCTCAAGGCGTTCGGAATCGGCATCAACGCCATGACCCTTGGGGGGCTGGCGATCGCCATCGGCGAGGTCGTGGACGACGCGATCGTGGACGTCGAAAATATCATCCGCCGGCTTCGGCTCAATCAGGAGAAGGCCCGCCCCGACCCTCCCCTGAAAGTGATTTATGAGGCGTCAGTCGAGATTCGGCACGCCGTGGTCCATGCCACCTGGATTGTGCTGATCGTCTTCATGCCGATCTTCCTGCTTGGCGGGGTGGAGGGGCGAATCTTTACCCCGCTCGGCCTTGCGTACACCTTCGCGATCCTCGCCTCGCTCCTGGTTGCGGTGACGTTGGTACCGGCCTTGGCCGCCATGCTCCTGATCCGTCGTGGGGAAGCCCAACCGGAGCAGGAGAGTCTGACGGTCCGAGCCATAAAGCGAGCCTATGAAACGCTCCTGCGCCGGGCGCTGCGTCATCCCGGGCCGGTGATGGTCGTCTGCATGCTCCTGATCGCGGCCAGTCTGGCCGTGATCCCGTTCCTCGGCCGCTCCTTCCTCCCCGAGTTCCGTGAAGGCAACTTCATCCTGCAGGTGACGATGCTGCCCGGGACCTCGCTCCAGGAATCGATGCGTGTGGGGGGGCGAATTGTCGGGATCTTGAAGCAGCATCCCGAGGTCATCTCCGTCTCCCAACGGGCGGGTCGGGCGGAACTGGACGAGGAGGCGCTCCCGCCGAATGTGAGTGAATTCGACATCGCGATTCGATACAGTGCGCGCGATCCGGAGATGCTTCTTCAGGCTATCCGCGAGCATCTGGAACGGGTTCCCGGTGTGGCCACTGTACTTGGTCAGTTCATCTCTCATCGACTGGACGAGGTCCTCTCGGGCATCCGGGCTCAGATCGCCATCAAGCTCTACGGACCGGATCTGACCGTTCTTCGAGCGAAGGGGCGGCAGGTCGAGCAGATCATGAGGGATATTAAGGGGGTGACGGATCTGTTGCTCGAACCCCTTATCAATGTTCCAGGTGTGCGGATCACGGTCGATCGGGAGGAGGCCTCCCGTCTCGGCCTGGACGTGGGCGACATTCTGGAAACAACCGAAGTGGCCTTCGGCGGGAGATCGATCTCTCGGGTTGTAGAAGGGCAGCGGGCCTTTGACCTGTTTGTCTGGTTTGACGAGACATCCCGCAAGGACCGCGCCTCGATGCGAAATCTCCTGATCGATGCGCCCGAGGGGCGAAAGATCCCGCTCCGGCTGGTGGCTGACCTTCAGATCGTAAACAGCCCCTTTATGATCAATCGGGAGCGGTTGCAACGGCGGATCGTTGTTCAGGCGAACGTGGCGGATCGGGACCTGATCGGCGTCATCCGTGAGGTCCAAGGCAGGATCGCCAGAGAGATTCAGCTTCCTGCCGGCTACTTCATCGAGTATGGCGGGCAGTTTGAAAGTGAGCGGGAGGCGACGAGGGTCCTGATGGTGTATGGCGGGCTTGCGGTGATCGGGATTTTCCTTATGTTGTACAAAGCCTTCAACTCGACCCGTGCCGCTCTCCTCGTCATGGCGAATCTCCCCTTGGCCCTGATCGGTGGTGTGGCGGCCATCCTGCTCACGGGGATGGTCACGAGCGTTCCCTCGCTGATCGGGTTCATCAGTGTCTTTGGAATCGCGGCCAGAAATGGGATCATCCTGGTTAGCCACTACCGGCAGCTTCGGGCTGAAGGCGTTTCGAAGGAGGAAGCCATTATCCAGGGGTCAAAGGACCGGTTGGCTCCGGTCCTGATGACGGCCGCTGCCGCGGCCCTGGGTTTGCTTCCCCTGCTGTTCGGCGAGGCCACCGGGAAAGAGCTGGAACGGCCGCTGGCCCAGGTCATCCTGGGAGGTCTCTTCACCTCAACACTCCTGAACATGATCGTCGTGCCGACCCTGTTCATGCGGTTCGGCTGGGAGCGGGAAGAGGTCTTCCGGCAACAGATGGCCATGGAAGGGAGGTTGACGTGA
- a CDS encoding Cytidyltransferase-related domain, producing the protein MTVDVGKLRTLHELVAIVRRRRALGERTVFTNGCFDLLHRGHTRLLQQARALGDLLIVGLNSDASVRLLKGPSRPVLLQDERAELLSALASVDYVVIFEEADPSCVIAALEPDVLVKGADWAMEDVVGRETVERCGGLVVTIPLVEGCSTSRIVRRIMEMTRL; encoded by the coding sequence ATGACGGTCGATGTCGGAAAGCTCAGAACCTTGCATGAGCTGGTTGCGATCGTCAGGCGGCGTCGGGCGCTGGGAGAGCGGACAGTTTTTACCAACGGCTGTTTTGATTTGCTTCACCGGGGACATACCCGCCTGTTGCAGCAAGCAAGGGCGTTGGGCGACCTATTGATTGTTGGTCTGAACAGTGACGCATCCGTTCGACTTCTGAAGGGCCCGTCCAGACCCGTGCTCTTGCAGGATGAACGGGCAGAGTTGCTGTCGGCTCTGGCCTCGGTCGACTACGTGGTAATCTTTGAGGAGGCGGATCCGAGCTGCGTCATCGCAGCGCTTGAGCCCGATGTGTTGGTCAAGGGCGCCGACTGGGCGATGGAAGACGTCGTGGGGCGGGAGACGGTAGAGAGGTGTGGCGGGCTGGTCGTTACGATCCCGTTGGTGGAGGGCTGTTCTACAAGTCGTATCGTACGTCGTATCATGGAAATGACACGGCTGTAG
- a CDS encoding membrane protein of unknown function (Evidence 5 : No homology to any previously reported sequences), with amino-acid sequence MKFIPAPFVALSLLLLTTTAWGHAFPDHSEPRVGGALQTPPPRVRLWFDGVIEPVFSAITVVDTRDQRVDNGDGQVNPADHTVLETSLSSLPPGQYRIVWSVVAHDGHRTEGDLPFTIGPGSPDRPKAGSAPATLLQLVVRWLNLVGLSMLIGTLAFRLLLVRSVVLPHQVCETVERPLRQLELSLIVLVALTTIGELILRTQMMSGGRRTEIHTAIPVVLLQTHFGVVWLVRLGFIGILGLVRGSGRTTASQSQRAIMLSLSTATLIALTTSLSGHAADWGDLTMPVLIDWIHLVAVSIWIGGLFTFGFLLQRVAVPPGTEEVARTLAAIGRPFSRMAAYCVFTLLVAGLFNAWLQVRSLQPFVTTSYGLTLLAKVVLVGLVLALAAVNRYYFLPLLRDPVGARHRPLVKTIGHLGGVRLVGAGHDQAARIRGRLRQFMRLEWILVVAALALAALLTHLPPARHLLAHQHLEQHALR; translated from the coding sequence GTGAAGTTCATTCCTGCGCCTTTCGTCGCCCTCAGCTTGCTCCTGCTGACCACCACAGCGTGGGGACACGCCTTCCCCGATCACTCGGAACCACGGGTAGGGGGAGCGCTTCAGACGCCGCCTCCGCGCGTGAGGCTGTGGTTCGACGGAGTGATTGAGCCTGTCTTCAGTGCAATCACGGTGGTCGATACTCGCGATCAGCGGGTCGACAACGGGGACGGGCAGGTGAACCCTGCCGATCACACTGTTCTAGAGACAAGTCTTTCATCTTTACCGCCAGGACAATACCGGATCGTGTGGAGCGTTGTCGCCCACGACGGCCACCGCACCGAAGGCGATCTTCCGTTCACGATCGGTCCGGGCTCGCCAGATCGGCCCAAGGCCGGTAGCGCGCCCGCGACGCTTCTGCAGCTTGTTGTTCGCTGGCTCAACCTGGTCGGCCTCTCGATGCTGATCGGCACACTGGCCTTTCGCTTGCTCCTCGTTCGGTCGGTTGTGCTCCCGCATCAGGTGTGTGAGACGGTTGAGCGACCACTTCGGCAACTGGAGCTGAGCTTGATTGTGCTTGTGGCGCTGACAACTATCGGCGAACTGATCCTGAGAACACAGATGATGAGCGGTGGGCGCCGTACCGAGATACATACCGCCATCCCGGTTGTGCTGCTGCAGACCCACTTTGGCGTCGTCTGGCTCGTTCGACTCGGCTTTATTGGGATCCTGGGACTTGTCCGGGGGTCCGGTCGGACGACCGCATCACAGAGCCAGCGGGCCATTATGCTCTCCCTTTCCACGGCCACACTCATTGCTCTGACAACAAGCCTGTCGGGTCATGCCGCCGACTGGGGAGACCTGACGATGCCTGTCCTGATCGATTGGATCCATCTGGTTGCGGTCTCCATCTGGATCGGCGGCCTCTTCACATTCGGATTCCTCTTGCAGCGCGTGGCCGTCCCTCCCGGCACGGAGGAAGTGGCGCGCACGCTTGCAGCGATCGGCCGCCCTTTTTCAAGAATGGCGGCCTACTGCGTGTTCACGCTGCTCGTGGCGGGGCTCTTCAATGCCTGGTTGCAGGTGAGGTCGTTGCAGCCCTTCGTCACGACCTCCTATGGATTGACCCTCCTCGCCAAGGTCGTCCTGGTGGGACTCGTATTGGCGTTGGCTGCCGTGAACCGGTATTACTTCCTGCCGCTCTTGCGAGATCCGGTCGGTGCGCGTCATCGACCGCTGGTGAAAACGATCGGTCACCTTGGCGGAGTCCGACTGGTAGGGGCCGGGCACGACCAGGCAGCACGGATTCGCGGTCGCCTGCGCCAGTTCATGCGGCTGGAGTGGATCCTTGTCGTCGCTGCCCTGGCGCTTGCGGCGCTTCTGACCCATCTCCCCCCGGCTCGCCACCTCCTGGCCCATCAGCATCTTGAGCAGCACGCCCTTCGTTAG
- a CDS encoding exported protein of unknown function (Evidence 5 : No homology to any previously reported sequences) has translation MGRVIHFVLLSVSMALIIAGCATTASYRPEIEGMKVALAEAKASGAEKRAPEEYAGAEACLDWMTHEATEFNPFADPDARINGKCRTAFTALREKMAGAPVARIPAGASAAAEKASPLKDIFFDFDRSSIRTEMAKGLAENVRWLKANPTASIIIEGHCDERGTVEYNQALGQRRAMSVKSYLVEAGISARKMKVVSYGKERPFATGHDESAWKWNRRAHLVLQ, from the coding sequence ATGGGCCGGGTAATCCATTTCGTACTACTCAGTGTATCGATGGCCCTGATCATTGCAGGGTGCGCAACCACCGCGTCGTATCGCCCCGAGATAGAGGGCATGAAGGTCGCCCTCGCTGAGGCGAAGGCCTCGGGCGCAGAGAAGCGCGCGCCTGAGGAATACGCCGGCGCAGAAGCGTGTCTGGATTGGATGACTCACGAGGCTACAGAGTTCAATCCGTTCGCGGACCCGGACGCCCGCATAAACGGTAAGTGCCGGACCGCCTTTACTGCGCTGAGAGAAAAAATGGCCGGTGCGCCGGTGGCAAGGATCCCCGCCGGGGCGAGCGCAGCAGCAGAGAAGGCGTCACCCCTGAAAGACATTTTCTTCGATTTCGACAGATCGTCGATTCGGACGGAGATGGCAAAGGGCCTCGCGGAGAATGTTCGATGGTTGAAGGCCAATCCGACGGCCTCGATCATCATCGAGGGCCACTGCGATGAGCGCGGAACCGTAGAGTACAACCAGGCGCTCGGCCAGCGACGCGCAATGTCGGTCAAGAGTTATCTCGTAGAGGCCGGGATCAGCGCCAGGAAGATGAAGGTCGTCAGCTATGGGAAGGAGCGGCCCTTCGCCACAGGCCACGATGAGTCGGCCTGGAAATGGAATCGGAGGGCCCATCTCGTTTTGCAATAG
- a CDS encoding protein of unknown function (Evidence 5 : No homology to any previously reported sequences), with protein sequence MYERMIYTTYDEMQADLLRLHLQRYGVPCWIRSMRVGGFQGITFGPLGEIRLMTSAPYAEKGRRLIEQAVLCGLLSVVPGEIGTPE encoded by the coding sequence ATGTATGAGCGGATGATTTATACGACGTATGATGAGATGCAGGCGGACCTTCTCCGTCTGCATCTGCAACGGTATGGTGTGCCGTGCTGGATTCGTTCTATGCGAGTCGGCGGATTTCAGGGGATTACCTTCGGTCCGCTTGGGGAGATTCGGCTGATGACCTCCGCCCCGTATGCTGAAAAAGGGAGACGGCTGATCGAGCAGGCCGTTCTGTGCGGATTGCTCTCCGTTGTTCCAGGAGAGATCGGGACGCCGGAATGA